A portion of the Thermodesulfobacteriota bacterium genome contains these proteins:
- a CDS encoding NAD(P)H-dependent oxidoreductase subunit E has protein sequence MDLARIDQIIDKHGCEESSLIQVLLDIQAQNHWLPKEALERVGERLQVPMTRIQHIATFYKAFSLVPKGRHRVHICVGTACHVRGAQRVLDTVQDVTGIRPGETDLDLRFSLETVNCLGCCALGPVMEIDGKTHGKVTPGETAEVLRNYD, from the coding sequence ATGGACCTAGCGAGAATCGACCAGATCATCGACAAGCACGGCTGCGAGGAGAGCTCCCTCATCCAGGTCCTCCTCGACATCCAGGCCCAGAATCACTGGCTGCCCAAGGAAGCCCTGGAGCGGGTCGGCGAGCGGCTGCAAGTGCCCATGACGCGGATCCAGCACATCGCCACCTTCTACAAGGCCTTCAGCCTGGTTCCCAAGGGGCGCCACCGCGTCCACATCTGCGTGGGCACGGCCTGCCACGTCCGCGGGGCCCAGCGGGTGCTCGACACCGTGCAGGACGTCACCGGCATCCGGCCCGGAGAAACCGACCTGGACCTGCGCTTCAGCCTGGAGACCGTCAACTGCCTGGGCTGCTGCGCGCTCGGGCCGGTGATGGAGATCGACGGGAAGACCCACGGGAAGGTGACTCCGGGGGAAACCGCAGAAGTGCTGCGCAACTACGACTAA
- a CDS encoding NADH-ubiquinone oxidoreductase-F iron-sulfur binding region domain-containing protein codes for MARIGSPAELEELRKGILATRDPSKRCITLCSGSACLACGCKEVAAALDEEIARRGLGGEVEVRRTGCHGFCERGPIIVIHPDETCYLQIKPEDVPEIVEKTVGGGGLVERLLYEDPATGEKIAHEAEIPFYRYQKRLVFGGNGSIDPKSIHDYLAQGGYSALAKALTGMTPEGVLEEVKAANLRGRGGGGFPAGTKWEGSRKAPGEPKYVIVNADEGDPGAYMDRSLLEGNPHCVLEGLAIGGYAVGAQEGYIYVRQEYPLAVENVHLAIRTAEEHGLLGKNILGSGFDFTVKVHQGAGAFVCGESTALMTALEGRVGEPRPKYIRSNIKGLWDRPSVLNNVETWANVPLIINGGAEKFTQLGTAGSKGTKIFSLVGKITNTGLVEVPMGMPLRDIIFKIGGGIPGGKKFKAVQTGGPSGGCIPEHLLDLPVGFDELAEAGSMMGSGGMIVMDEETCMVDVARYFTAFLTDESCGKCVPCREGLKQMLKVLTRITEGRGRDGDIELLQTLSETATEGALCALGKTGPNPFLSTLHYFRQEYEAHIRERRCPALACKELIAFYIDPEKCQACGSCRRKCPSEAITGAKNLIHIVDQEKCTKCGTCIEACPPRFAAVRKLSGEPVPPPVPEDQRTIERKSKREKEQS; via the coding sequence ATGGCACGGATAGGTTCACCGGCCGAGTTGGAAGAGCTGAGAAAGGGCATCCTCGCCACCCGGGACCCGAGCAAGCGCTGCATCACCCTGTGCTCGGGCTCCGCCTGCCTCGCGTGCGGCTGCAAGGAGGTGGCGGCGGCCCTCGACGAGGAGATCGCCCGGCGCGGACTGGGGGGCGAGGTGGAGGTGCGCAGGACCGGCTGCCACGGGTTTTGCGAGCGGGGCCCCATCATCGTCATCCACCCCGACGAGACTTGCTACCTGCAGATCAAGCCGGAAGACGTGCCCGAGATCGTGGAGAAGACGGTGGGGGGGGGTGGCCTGGTGGAGCGCCTGCTCTACGAGGACCCGGCCACCGGCGAGAAGATCGCCCACGAGGCGGAAATTCCCTTCTACCGGTACCAGAAGCGGCTCGTCTTCGGCGGCAACGGGAGCATCGACCCCAAGAGCATCCACGACTACCTCGCCCAGGGGGGCTACTCGGCCCTGGCCAAGGCCCTCACGGGGATGACCCCCGAGGGGGTGCTGGAGGAGGTGAAGGCCGCGAACCTGCGGGGCCGGGGGGGCGGCGGATTTCCCGCGGGCACCAAGTGGGAGGGGTCTCGCAAGGCCCCCGGCGAGCCCAAGTACGTGATCGTCAACGCCGACGAGGGAGACCCCGGGGCCTACATGGACCGCAGCCTCCTGGAGGGCAATCCCCACTGCGTCCTCGAGGGGCTCGCCATCGGCGGGTACGCCGTGGGCGCGCAGGAGGGCTACATCTACGTGCGCCAGGAGTATCCCCTGGCGGTGGAGAACGTGCACCTGGCGATCCGCACGGCCGAGGAGCACGGCCTCCTGGGGAAGAACATCCTGGGCTCGGGCTTCGACTTCACGGTGAAGGTGCACCAGGGGGCCGGCGCGTTCGTGTGCGGGGAGTCCACGGCGCTCATGACGGCCCTGGAGGGCCGGGTGGGGGAGCCGCGCCCCAAGTACATCCGCTCCAACATCAAGGGCCTGTGGGACCGGCCCAGCGTGCTCAACAACGTGGAGACCTGGGCCAACGTGCCGCTCATCATCAACGGGGGCGCCGAGAAGTTCACCCAGCTCGGCACCGCGGGGAGCAAGGGGACCAAGATCTTCTCCCTGGTGGGGAAGATCACCAACACGGGTCTGGTGGAAGTGCCCATGGGCATGCCCCTTCGGGACATCATCTTCAAGATCGGCGGGGGCATCCCGGGAGGAAAGAAGTTCAAGGCGGTGCAGACGGGCGGCCCCTCGGGAGGGTGCATCCCCGAGCACCTGCTCGACCTGCCGGTGGGGTTCGACGAGCTCGCCGAGGCCGGCTCGATGATGGGCTCGGGCGGCATGATCGTCATGGACGAAGAAACCTGCATGGTGGACGTGGCCCGGTACTTCACGGCCTTCCTCACCGACGAGTCCTGCGGCAAGTGCGTCCCCTGCCGCGAGGGCCTCAAGCAGATGCTCAAGGTCCTGACCCGCATCACCGAGGGCCGGGGTCGCGACGGGGACATCGAGCTCCTCCAGACCCTCTCGGAGACGGCCACCGAGGGTGCGCTGTGCGCGCTGGGCAAGACCGGCCCCAATCCCTTCCTGAGCACGCTCCACTACTTCCGCCAGGAGTACGAGGCCCACATCCGGGAGAGGCGCTGCCCCGCCCTCGCCTGCAAGGAGCTCATCGCCTTCTACATCGACCCGGAAAAGTGCCAGGCCTGCGGGAGCTGCCGGCGCAAGTGCCCCTCCGAGGCCATCACCGGCGCAAAGAACCTCATCCATATCGTGGACCAGGAAAAGTGCACCAAGTGTGGGACCTGCATCGAGGCCTGTCCCCCGCGCTTTGCCGCCGTGAGGAAGCTCTCGGGCGAGCCGGTGCCGCCCCCGGTGCCGGAAGACCAGCGAACCATCGAGAGAAAGAGCAAGCGAGAGAAGGAGCAATCGTGA
- a CDS encoding 2Fe-2S iron-sulfur cluster-binding protein produces the protein MREIRLQIDGREVAATEGMTLLQAAHGAGISIPTLCHHEKLEPFGSCRLCLVEVESRGRTNRVASCVYPVENQLVVRTRSETLDRIRKTILEMYLAHAPDSPRLEALAGVYGADRDRFEKENSFCIHCGLCVRYCAEVKKKNAVGFVDRGPRKEIAFVPEIAAKECWDCKECFPLCPTEALQAAYVFVEAVKFPRAGAAGSELGGA, from the coding sequence ATGCGTGAGATCCGCTTGCAGATCGACGGCAGGGAGGTGGCCGCCACCGAGGGCATGACGCTGCTCCAGGCGGCCCACGGCGCGGGCATCTCCATCCCGACCCTGTGCCACCACGAGAAGCTCGAGCCCTTCGGGAGCTGCCGGCTGTGCCTCGTGGAGGTGGAGAGCCGGGGCCGCACCAACCGCGTGGCGAGCTGCGTCTATCCGGTGGAGAACCAGCTCGTGGTGCGCACCCGGTCCGAGACCCTGGACCGGATCCGCAAGACGATCCTCGAGATGTACCTGGCCCACGCCCCCGACTCTCCCCGGCTCGAGGCCCTGGCCGGTGTGTATGGGGCCGACCGGGACCGGTTCGAGAAGGAGAACTCCTTCTGCATCCACTGCGGCCTGTGCGTGCGCTACTGCGCCGAGGTGAAGAAGAAGAACGCCGTGGGCTTCGTGGACCGGGGGCCCCGCAAGGAGATCGCCTTCGTCCCCGAGATCGCCGCGAAGGAGTGCTGGGACTGCAAGGAGTGCTTCCCCCTGTGCCCCACCGAGGCGCTCCAGGCGGCCTACGTCTTCGTGGAAGCCGTGAAGTTCCCCCGTGCGGGTGCGGCGGGGTCGGAGCTCGGCGGCGCGTAG